A part of Eubacterium sp. AB3007 genomic DNA contains:
- a CDS encoding helix-turn-helix domain-containing protein codes for MAKYSYEFKRIVVDEYLSGQGGCNYLSQKYSLTRSLIQRWVSNYRHFGDDGLRRSRQNQVYSFEFKLHVVELYLSSELSYKDLALQVEMMDPGRIAQWVKAYRAAGPDALRPKKKGRKRTMDKEKVIREIEDGDSEEQKELLRQLQEENLRLRIENAFLKEARRLRLEEEGLLNELRESSTASEENSN; via the coding sequence ATGGCAAAGTATAGTTATGAGTTTAAACGCATAGTTGTGGATGAATACCTAAGTGGACAAGGAGGCTGTAATTATCTTAGCCAAAAATACAGTCTCACACGATCACTTATCCAGAGATGGGTTTCAAACTATCGTCATTTTGGGGATGACGGTCTTAGAAGAAGCAGACAGAATCAAGTTTATTCTTTTGAATTCAAGCTTCATGTTGTAGAATTGTATCTATCAAGTGAACTCTCATACAAGGACCTTGCACTTCAGGTCGAGATGATGGATCCCGGTCGAATAGCCCAATGGGTTAAGGCGTATCGTGCAGCTGGTCCTGATGCCCTGAGACCCAAAAAGAAAGGTCGAAAACGAACGATGGATAAAGAGAAAGTCATCCGTGAGATCGAAGATGGTGATTCGGAAGAGCAGAAGGAACTTCTTAGGCAATTGCAGGAGGAGAACCTTAGACTTCGGATCGAGAATGCATTTTTAAAAGAAGCGAGGAGGCTGCGTTTAGAGGAGGAAGGTCTTCTGAACGAACTGCGAGAATCGTCCACAGCCTCCGAGGAGAATTCAAATTAA
- a CDS encoding tyrosine-type recombinase/integrase has product MAGKNGQKLLRGSITFEGKRHYVSGYTREEVVEKKALLRKELEEGSRLRTGRMTVREWSQEWLHRYKEGKINDRYYRDLEGILNNWVLPAIGGYPLSKVKQMDVQGIMDGLSGKSASLVNKVYNTLNSLFQKAEYNNLIRRSPVIDIIKPVPAIRNTRRSLTDEERKVLVETASEFVGGEFYLIMLYAGLRPGEVAALKWKHLDFDADIIHVRDMVKSDDRIADATDRYNGKTIHATRDVFLSLSLKSALLRLREERSPRSEDYVAPQRKKSRQNMHHTKSSLRTMWESFRLAMHIHMGGKAGSIEEAYRDGSTGKRASVNRAVPQDDLVAADLVPYCLRHTFCTDLRAAGVPIEVAKDLMGHADISLTAAIYSHAEETSIAAAKKSVDELHSKKQEM; this is encoded by the coding sequence ATGGCAGGGAAAAACGGGCAGAAACTGCTCCGCGGGTCGATCACGTTTGAGGGCAAGCGACACTATGTTAGCGGCTACACAAGAGAAGAGGTTGTCGAGAAGAAAGCGTTGTTACGCAAGGAACTGGAGGAAGGATCACGGCTACGCACCGGGCGTATGACTGTCCGGGAGTGGTCACAGGAGTGGCTACACCGTTATAAGGAAGGGAAGATTAACGACCGTTACTATAGAGACCTCGAAGGCATTCTTAATAATTGGGTTCTCCCTGCCATTGGTGGATATCCTTTGTCAAAAGTGAAGCAAATGGATGTTCAGGGCATCATGGATGGACTTTCCGGTAAGTCTGCTTCTCTCGTCAACAAGGTATACAATACACTCAATAGCCTATTTCAGAAGGCAGAGTACAACAACCTTATTCGTCGCTCTCCAGTAATAGACATTATTAAGCCAGTGCCCGCAATAAGGAACACTCGCAGATCACTTACCGATGAGGAACGTAAGGTTTTAGTCGAAACGGCATCTGAGTTCGTCGGCGGGGAGTTTTACCTGATTATGCTCTATGCCGGTCTCCGCCCCGGAGAGGTGGCAGCACTAAAATGGAAGCACCTCGACTTTGATGCAGATATCATACATGTGCGGGATATGGTGAAGTCTGATGATCGCATTGCTGACGCAACTGATAGATATAATGGTAAGACGATCCACGCAACTCGCGACGTTTTCCTATCGCTGTCTCTAAAATCAGCACTTCTCCGCCTCCGGGAAGAACGCTCACCCAGATCGGAGGACTATGTGGCGCCTCAACGGAAAAAATCGCGGCAAAATATGCATCACACCAAGTCCAGTCTCCGAACTATGTGGGAAAGTTTCCGCTTGGCCATGCACATCCACATGGGCGGCAAGGCCGGATCAATCGAGGAGGCCTATAGGGACGGCTCCACCGGCAAGAGGGCTTCCGTCAATCGTGCTGTTCCGCAAGATGATCTCGTCGCCGCCGATCTGGTACCGTACTGCTTGAGACATACCTTCTGCACCGACCTAAGAGCCGCCGGCGTCCCCATCGAAGTTGCCAAGGATCTCATGGGGCACGCCGATATCTCCCTTACAGCCGCAATATATAGTCACGCAGAGGAAACTTCGATTGCTGCCGCCAAGAAGAGTGTCGATGAATTACACAGCAAAAAGCAAGAAATGTGA
- a CDS encoding DUF917 domain-containing protein, producing MRELNKQDMIDLLYGCAVLGTGGGGPLADGLALLEEHFEKGKTLKLITLDELPDDEYVVTPYGCGAPSAKPDPRLAHLKHSETASAVLAVQALEESLGKKMYAIGSTELGGENTAEALHVALLMDLPLIDADPAGRSVPELQHSTYYVKNVPIFPMGVATKFGEKIVIQNVADDLRAEDIVRAIAVVSDNLVGVADHANVGKVIKNSLIPGAITYAQEIGRVLRETKEAGGDVASAICDDKEGKVLFRGHISDYTCETRDGFNFGEIHLKGEGDYADEAYRIWLKNENIISYRNGEVDVIAPDLICMINGEGNPMTTPNFEVGDKMTVIALPSPEIWTTPEGLECFGPKHFGFDVEYKPFEK from the coding sequence ATGAGAGAATTAAACAAACAGGACATGATCGATCTATTGTACGGATGTGCAGTGCTTGGTACCGGTGGTGGCGGTCCACTTGCTGACGGTTTGGCTCTTTTAGAAGAACATTTCGAAAAGGGAAAAACTCTAAAATTAATCACTTTAGATGAACTTCCAGATGACGAGTATGTTGTTACTCCTTATGGTTGTGGTGCCCCATCAGCTAAACCTGATCCTAGATTAGCTCATCTGAAGCATAGCGAAACAGCTTCCGCAGTTTTAGCTGTACAGGCTCTAGAGGAATCTTTAGGTAAGAAAATGTATGCAATTGGCTCAACTGAATTAGGTGGAGAAAATACAGCTGAGGCTCTTCACGTTGCACTGTTAATGGATTTACCTCTTATAGATGCTGACCCAGCTGGACGTTCAGTTCCTGAACTGCAGCATTCTACATACTATGTAAAGAACGTTCCTATTTTCCCTATGGGCGTAGCTACAAAATTTGGTGAAAAAATTGTAATTCAGAATGTAGCGGATGACCTAAGAGCTGAAGATATCGTTAGAGCTATTGCTGTTGTAAGTGACAACCTTGTAGGTGTAGCTGATCACGCAAACGTTGGTAAGGTTATCAAGAATTCTCTAATTCCTGGTGCAATTACTTACGCTCAGGAAATCGGTAGAGTTCTTAGAGAAACAAAGGAAGCTGGCGGAGATGTTGCTTCTGCTATCTGTGATGATAAAGAAGGTAAAGTATTATTCAGAGGTCACATTTCAGACTACACTTGTGAAACAAGAGATGGCTTCAACTTTGGTGAAATTCATCTAAAGGGAGAAGGAGATTATGCGGACGAAGCATATCGCATTTGGTTAAAGAACGAAAACATCATCTCATACCGCAATGGCGAAGTTGATGTAATTGCTCCAGACCTAATCTGCATGATTAACGGAGAAGGAAATCCAATGACTACACCTAACTTTGAAGTTGGTGATAAGATGACAGTAATTGCACTTCCATCCCCTGAAATCTGGACTACTCCAGAAGGTTTGGAATGCTTCGGACCTAAGCACTTTGGATTTGATGTTGAGTACAAGCCATTTGAAAAATAA
- a CDS encoding IS3 family transposase has product MFKRSEEAAFRGGRSSERTARIVHSLRGEFKLKDILAAAGLPKATYMYWQKRFDREDPDAELLQIMRDIREKHKNYGYRRIYGELRKQGIKVNKKRVHRIVQKYGMQVTSFTRKSRRFSTYKGVVGRIAPNRVNRRFNTNIPHQKITTDTTEFKYYEPDDKGRVSIKKFYLDPFMDMWNLEILSYGISDRPSAQSIMTALNEAIDVTSDCKFRRTFHSDRGWAYQMNAYRYELKKNRIFQSMSRKGNCYDNSPMENFFGIMKQEMYYGQVYRSFDELKDAIDKYIRYYNQKRSKASLGYRSPVEYREEILAA; this is encoded by the coding sequence ATTTTTAAAAGAAGCGAGGAGGCTGCGTTTAGAGGAGGAAGGTCTTCTGAACGAACTGCGAGAATCGTCCACAGCCTCCGAGGAGAATTCAAATTAAAGGACATTCTCGCAGCAGCAGGACTTCCAAAAGCCACGTATATGTACTGGCAGAAGCGATTTGATCGCGAGGATCCGGATGCTGAGCTTCTTCAGATCATGAGAGATATCAGAGAAAAGCATAAGAACTATGGCTATCGTCGAATCTATGGAGAGCTTCGGAAGCAAGGCATCAAGGTAAACAAGAAGCGCGTCCATCGCATAGTCCAGAAGTATGGCATGCAGGTCACCTCATTCACCAGGAAGAGCCGCAGGTTCAGTACATACAAGGGTGTCGTAGGAAGAATCGCTCCAAACAGAGTGAACAGAAGATTCAACACTAACATTCCTCATCAGAAGATCACTACGGATACGACAGAGTTCAAGTACTATGAGCCGGATGACAAAGGCAGAGTATCCATCAAGAAGTTTTATCTTGATCCATTCATGGATATGTGGAATCTGGAGATCCTGAGTTATGGCATTTCAGATCGTCCATCTGCGCAGAGCATAATGACGGCCTTGAATGAGGCAATCGATGTAACAAGCGATTGCAAGTTCAGACGCACATTTCACTCTGACCGTGGCTGGGCATACCAGATGAATGCTTATCGCTATGAACTGAAGAAGAACAGGATCTTTCAAAGCATGTCTCGCAAAGGCAACTGCTACGACAACTCACCCATGGAAAACTTCTTTGGGATCATGAAGCAGGAGATGTACTATGGTCAGGTATACAGAAGCTTCGATGAACTCAAAGATGCGATAGACAAATACATACGTTACTACAACCAAAAGCGCAGCAAAGCATCTCTTGGATACCGGAGTCCAGTTGAGTACCGGGAAGAGATATTAGCTGCATAG
- a CDS encoding Sapep family Mn(2+)-dependent dipeptidase, producing MEKMIDDLRSIININSVCEKDLSSAYPFGEGVHMALNKVLEICKSYGFETKNCENMIGYAEVGSGETLMGILVHLDVVPAGDGWDTDPFSLEIKDGKVYGRGVTDDKGPAIAVIHAIKELLDEGVTFNKRVRIIFGQAEETGAWEDMEYYKKNEEAVDFGFTPDADFPAIYGEKGIAHLKIAFKKSNTCFNNVSGGTAINMVPDSCTASYSVHGETKTLSVTGKAAHGSTPEDGENAISKLMNELSGVVTDCRLIKFFHEFINLEYNGESLGGHVSDEASGPASYNIGKIETVGDDIVLYIDLRYPVTFKLEDIVNAINSHLSGNGFSDVKVEVITNKPHVYMDKNGAVIQTLLSAYRDETGDMSEPTVIGGGTYARAMDGIVAFGPMLPGKELTEHQANEYIYLSDLILAKEIYKTAIKRLASE from the coding sequence ATGGAAAAGATGATTGATGATTTACGTTCTATAATTAATATCAACAGTGTGTGCGAAAAGGATTTGTCCAGCGCTTATCCTTTTGGAGAAGGCGTACACATGGCCCTAAATAAAGTTCTAGAAATATGCAAGAGCTACGGGTTTGAGACTAAAAATTGTGAGAATATGATTGGATATGCTGAAGTAGGAAGCGGAGAAACTCTAATGGGTATTCTGGTTCACCTAGATGTGGTACCTGCTGGTGATGGCTGGGACACGGATCCTTTTTCTCTTGAAATCAAGGATGGAAAGGTTTACGGTCGTGGTGTGACAGATGATAAAGGACCTGCAATAGCAGTAATTCATGCCATTAAAGAACTTCTTGACGAAGGTGTTACATTTAATAAGAGAGTCCGCATCATTTTCGGTCAGGCAGAGGAGACCGGTGCGTGGGAAGACATGGAATACTATAAAAAGAACGAAGAAGCCGTTGACTTTGGTTTTACTCCTGATGCTGATTTCCCTGCAATCTACGGAGAAAAAGGAATTGCCCACTTAAAAATTGCTTTTAAGAAGTCCAATACTTGCTTCAACAATGTTTCTGGCGGAACAGCCATAAATATGGTTCCCGACAGCTGCACTGCGTCATACTCTGTTCATGGAGAAACAAAGACTCTCTCTGTAACAGGTAAGGCGGCCCATGGAAGTACTCCTGAGGACGGAGAAAATGCCATTTCTAAGCTGATGAATGAACTGAGTGGAGTTGTTACAGATTGCAGACTTATTAAGTTCTTCCACGAATTTATTAACCTAGAATATAACGGCGAAAGTCTTGGCGGACATGTCTCAGATGAAGCAAGTGGTCCAGCAAGCTACAACATTGGTAAGATTGAAACTGTTGGCGATGATATTGTTCTATACATTGACTTACGTTATCCTGTAACATTCAAGCTCGAAGACATTGTAAATGCCATTAATAGTCATCTTTCAGGAAATGGTTTCAGTGATGTTAAGGTAGAGGTTATTACAAATAAACCTCATGTTTATATGGACAAGAACGGTGCTGTTATCCAAACTCTTCTTTCCGCTTATCGCGATGAAACCGGAGACATGAGCGAACCAACGGTCATCGGCGGTGGAACCTATGCAAGAGCAATGGATGGAATTGTTGCCTTCGGTCCTATGCTACCTGGTAAAGAATTGACAGAACATCAGGCAAATGAATATATCTATTTGTCTGATTTGATCCTTGCTAAAGAAATCTATAAGACTGCAATTAAAAGACTTGCTTCAGAATAA